In the Necator americanus strain Aroian chromosome X, whole genome shotgun sequence genome, CTTTGTAAATTTTACGATATAATCCTTGAGAGGACCTAATATTCGTATCATATCCATGGTCATATATCCATGGTCGTTTTCGCATTACTTATTAGCAATGTCGCTCGTCCCGATCAAATGtttaatatatattttgttCAGAACGAGTTCACAAATTCCCAATTTATCCTAGAAACCTTGCGAATGAGGTTTTATTCTTCCTGGAAAAATATTCCATTAAACTCCATAAATAGGTAGTATCGATATTTTCATGAGTGATCGTCGCATTCGTAATCAGCATAAATCTAGATTCCCGAAAAGTTCTATGGATGACAATGCACAAGAATCAATAAGTGGGTAAAAATCGATATGTTCAGGCAAAACGGTATCACATTCGTagtgagcaatttttttttcacaaaagaaacagcggcagaaagtaaaatagttattttattgtccagaaaaaaaagtagaagagaagGTGCGCATGACTTCCTAAACATTGTCCAAGACTTGAAAGTTTTCCTCAATTCTCTTCTCGGTTACTTTTTTGTGGATAGTCTTCATCAAAACAAACCTAATCACTCCTTCTTTTTATAGAAATATGTGCTTACCTGTACATATGATACCTAACAAATTATTTAGataatttccatgaaaattcaGGATCTTCAACGCTATGGAAACGTACATCCTTGAATTTTTAGGCTACTGCGGTACTGGTAGTTGATAAGGATGCTCTCCCGAATGTTGAAAAACCATCAAAACGTCAAGTTGCTGTATTAACATGTCTGGAGAGGGATAGGCCATACACTCGAGGAGTCACGTGGTTCTTCCAGTCAAGACCTCTGGATCCAACGCTTGGTGGACTACATTTTATGAATAACGGAAGTCTGATCATTACCGATTTTGATCCACTTATGGTGAATCCTTACAAAATTTTCCACGAAACCCTCGGATTtgatttcttcacatttttattgtttttttatgagcTTCAGGCGAATGATCTAAAACAATACATGTGCAAAGTTCGTGGTCGAAGAAAGCCGAGTACTGTCTTTACAGTAAGTTCATTTGACTCTATCAGTTTGCTATTtaaggttgaaaaaaaatctcctaagCTTAAATTTGGTAAATTAACTGGCAAATCCCAAATTTCAGGCCGTCATCACAGATGAATTGCCGGAAGTTTCAGTTGAACCTAAGGAACTAACGCTTGTGCCTGGCGACGTCCTACAATTATCCTGTAAATTAAAAGGTTCACcgttaacaacaaaaattgaatGGACAAAGAACGATATGAAAATAATTCCGGATGAAATTGTTCATATACTGGTATGTCTATGCTCTTCTATAGTTCAGGATCGTTATCTTCGAGTAACCTAGAATCGCTTCCAGGCAAATAATACTCTCGTTATAACAACAGCAGAAGAATTTGATAGTGGTCTATATAAATGTGTAGCAACAAGTCCTATAGGTAGCGCTTATGGTCAAGCTGAAGTCCTTGTGGAAGGTAGGCGAGAGTTCATATTTTATCCgaagattatttattttatttgtttttgttttctcattttcttttattttcttaatctACGTTTCAATTCAGATCCTCTTCCAATGTTATCCGAAACATCAGAAATCCCTATTTTAAAGCATGACATGGATAATTTTGATCAGCTGGAAAGTTCCGGTGATCTTCTGAATCCCAGCTCAACTGAAAAACCAGATTCTATCAAAGCTGTGCTTGAACCAAACATTGATGAAAGTCGTGAAGAAACCACCACATCGACATCTCCATCAACAACATCTTTAGcactaacaacaacaactcaaACTTCAGCGATTAATTTGGATGGATCCGGAGATTATGAGTACACAGAAAGTGATGGAGAACATATGCAATACACATTAGCTGATGCTGATTCATTATGTCCATCTGGATATTGGCTGAAGAATGGAATATGCACAGGTTAACCTTAACTCACAAATTTACTACTTTATAATTTtagattataattttttttgaaatattcttaAACGATTTTACCTCACCTACATGACCTACAATACGTAAGGATAAAATGGATTTTGGCCAGGATGGTTATGTATGATaggataaaattttaaaataaactcgAAATTTTGGAACGAATGTCTTGTCCTGAGTGGGATTCCGTTCTTTCGATTCTATGCATTTCTTTAAAACTTCTAATCAATGCTGTACTTCCTATCAAATGCACAGAATTAATTCTTAGTCGCTCAGTTTTGAGGATCTGaaggcatttttttcctattcttttcGATCTAACATTGATGAAAAACAATGTCAAATGTGATCCGTACCACTCTCGCAtgcatcaaaatttttcctaGACATGAAGTCGAGGAGAAAAACCCTCAAAGGGGCTGcatcttccaaaaatattcgCTTAATCTTGTTAGGTCACccacaacatcaaaaattttccagatacacaaaaaaaaatggacataTTTTGTgaattccttaattttttaacaAATCTTCTACAAATAACATAGCATATGGTAACGCTCTAGGATTATTaaatgttctgaaaaaaatcccagattcatttttccttttcaagcAAGTGTCTCACGTTAGTTTATgtgaattaataataataataaataataataataataataaccacAACAACATAATAATAGcataataacaacaacagcagcacAACAACAACCTCCCTGTGCTACCCGGACTTCTGTTGAGGGATGTGAAttataaagcaaaaaaaaaaaggaataaatacCTCATAGAAAAGTTTGCACAGGAGTAGACAAGGAACAGCAGGATCATTTTAAATCCAGCTCTACATCCAGAACATCCAGAAAGTTGTTGATTTGTTTCTAaagtattaattattataaataattctTAATTTAGATGTGGATGAGTGTGCTCAATTAGCTGATCAGTGTGATTATAAATGTGAGAATACACCTGGATCATACGTATGTCTTTGTCCTCAAGGATACGAACTTGCCAATAATTTCCAATGTTTTGGTTCGTtcattcttcgttttcttctttttttttctttttttttttcatctatagAATTCAGAACTAATTTTTACAGATATTGATGAATGTGATCTCGTATCATGTTCTATTGGTCAGATGTGTCTGAACACCTTAGGCGGTTTTCACTGTATTCCAAATCCATGTCCAGAAAATTACTCACTTTATGAGAACAGGtaatttccattatttctatCTGATGAGGTAATATTCTGGATATATTTGTGCTATGAGCAGGCATTGTATTCCTGAATGTGAATCCTGCTCGGATCAACCTATTCATATCCAACAAATTCCTCTTTACAAAGGATATCATACAGGTGAAATAGCAATgataatgaagtttttttgatTACCGTATACCtataacaatgaaaaatattacagAAGAGGGTATTGGAAAGGTAATTGCACACGATAGAACTGGAAACATTCTAAGGGAtacaatttttgcaatatctgatACTGAAGAAGGATTAAGATTGGGTAAGCAAATTTCTTCAGAGTGATGCTAA is a window encoding:
- a CDS encoding hypothetical protein (NECATOR_CHRX.G21628.T4) — translated: MKHMIQVGLRQEVFIQNYIVENMLNKQTKINKHQLRTVPPKIIESAKKELVKSGELATMWCEAVGVPKPIITWLRDDQVLTNTALDDRGNTHRKSLIFDNVSVDDAGVYTCKSENWAGVVLKDFDLVVITPPTIQPEKLNITADSRKTVILPCNATGIPEPVVSWVKAPNIQIEANEKYQLIGTSLAVRNVLPTDAGFYHCIAKSEAGQAIGNRRLLVDLPEKENITIWVDCDEENRPVKTTYMQNRGDVPDDDQTLLPWKEKVDWSLNGTNGVVYKCIPGPRTPRLAKLHVPPTFVVMPMNHTVPPGSIIELHCSAVGPPNPYIHWLKNGEIIRSKAPEGASSVLLVNVTEEAAGNYTCHARNSVGISKATAVLVVDKDALPNVEKPSKRQVAVLTCLERDRPYTRGVTWFFQSRPLDPTLGGLHFMNNGSLIITDFDPLMANDLKQYMCKVRGRRKPSTVFTAVITDELPEVSVEPKELTLVPGDVLQLSCKLKGSPLTTKIEWTKNDMKIIPDEIVHILANNTLVITTAEEFDSGLYKCVATSPIGSAYGQAEVLVEDPLPMLSETSEIPILKHDMDNFDQLESSGDLLNPSSTEKPDSIKAVLEPNIDESREETTTSTSPSTTSLALTTTTQTSAINLDGSGDYEYTESDGEHMQYTLADADSLCPSGYWLKNGICTDVDECAQLADQCDYKCENTPGSYVCLCPQGYELANNFQCFDIDECDLVSCSIGQMCLNTLGGFHCIPNPCPENYSLYENRHCIPECESCSDQPIHIQQIPLYKGYHTEEGIGKVIAHDRTGNILRDTIFAISDTEEGLRLGRTKSGPFSIRFRQGEGVVYTSSRQLQPGSIHYLRVRAHSQSSNHPDSHFMLIISTGMYPF
- a CDS encoding hypothetical protein (NECATOR_CHRX.G21628.T8), which codes for MWCEAVGVPKPIITWLRDDQVLTNTALDDRGNTHRKSLIFDNVSVDDAGVYTCKSENWAGVVLKDFDLVVITPPTIQPEKLNITADSRKTVILPCNATGIPEPVVSWVKAPNIQIEANEKYQLIGTSLAVRNVLPTDAGFYHCIAKSEAGQAIGNRRLLVDLPEKENITIWVDCDEENRPVKTTYMQNRGDVPDDDQTLLPWKEKVDWSLNGTNGVVYKCIPGPRTPRLAKLHVPPTFVVMPMNHTVPPGSIIELHCSAVGPPNPYIHWLKNGEIIRSKAPEGASSVLLVNVTEEAAGNYTCHARNSVGISKATAVLVVDKDALPNVEKPSKRQVAVLTCLERDRPYTRGVTWFFQSRPLDPTLGGLHFMNNGSLIITDFDPLMANDLKQYMCKVRGRRKPSTVFTAVITDELPEVSVEPKELTLVPGDVLQLSCKLKGSPLTTKIEWTKNDMKIIPDEIVHILANNTLVITTAEEFDSGLYKCVATSPIGSAYGQAEVLVEDPLPMLSETSEIPILKHDMDNFDQLESSGDLLNPSSTEKPDSIKAVLEPNIDESREETTTSTSPSTTSLALTTTTQTSAINLDGSGDYEYTESDGEHMQYTLADADSLCPSGYWLKNGICTDVDECAQLADQCDYKCENTPGSYVCLCPQGYELANNFQCFDIDECDLVSCSIGQMCLNTLGGFHCIPNPCPENYSLYENRHCIPECESCSDQPIHIQQIPLYKGYHTEEGIGKVIAHDRTGNILRDTIFAISDTEEGLRLGRTKSGPFSIRFRQGEGVVYTSSRQLQPGSIHYLRVRAHSQSSNHPDSHFMLIISTGMYPF